ATACTGTTGAGAAACAGATCGCCGAGACCCTGTTCCTTCACCAGGATTTGAATCACAAGGAGGCAAGAGACCATACACTTGAGCTTCTGGAACTTGTGGGTATCCCGGACGCTGAGCAGCGTTTGAAATCCTATCCCCATGAACTCTCCGGCGGGCAGCGGCAGCGGGTCATGATCGCCATGGCCCTGGCTAACGAACCTGACCTGCTCATTGCTGACGAACCCACCACCGCGCTAGATGTCACCGTGCAGGCCCAGATACTGGACCTGCTGGCAAACCTTCAAAAACAGCTCGGCATGACCGTGCTCTTGATTACTCACGATTTTGGAGTGGTGCGCCGTTTTTCCGACCGTGTTTGCGTAATGTATCAAGGAGAAATAGTAGAGGTTGGCGTGACTCAGGAAATCTTTTCAAATCCTCAGCATGAATACACCAGGCTCTTGTTAGAGGCTGAACCCAGCGGGAAGCCGAGCCCGGTGTCGGCAGATGCTCCACTGATCCTGAAGACAGACAGCCTCAAGGTCTGGTTTCCTGTTAAAAAAGGTGTTTTGAGGCGGACGGTAGACTATGTCAAGGCCGTAAATGACGTCTCGATAAAGGTTAAAGAAGGTCATTCGCTGGGCATTGTCGGTGAAAGCGGTTCCGGGAAATCAACTCTGGGCCTGGCCATCTTGAGACTTCTGGCTGGCAACGGTGAAATCGAGTTTGACAAGCGGCGCATTGATACCTGGAATCAGAAACAGGTAAGACCGTTGCGCCGAAAGATGCAGGTGGTTTTCCAAGACCCCTTTGGCAGCTTAAGCCCGCGCATGTCTGTCACCGCTATTATCGAGGAAGGGCTTAAGATCCACAAGATCGGGGATGAATCAATCCGGGAAGCCATGGTTATCGAGGCCCTGAACGAAGTGGGGCTCGAACCGGAGCTTCGTCACCGATACCCTCATGAACTATCCGGAGGGCAGAGGCAGCGTATCGCTATCGCCCGGGCTCTTGTCCTGAAACCGAAACTCATCATCCTCGATGAACCTACATCTTCTCTGGACAGGTCTATCCAGTTTCAAATCATTATCCTTCTTAAGAATCTACAAGAAAACCACGGCCTGACTTACCTGTTCATCACCCACGATTTAAAAGTCGTTAAAACCCTATGCCATGAAATAATCGTTATGAAGGCTGGAGAAATTGTCGAATCAGGCCCGGCCGATCAGGTTTTCAATAATCCAGAAGAGGCTTATACAAAAACCCTGCTCTCTGCGGCGTTTGATTAAGCGATTATTGATTCTGCCCATCGCCATAACAATCAGCCTGACGAATGCTTTCAGGAAAAGGGGTTCTTCCAACCCTTGCCTCAGAACCTATGCTAACGCGGTCAGGGTGCAGTCCTTCCCTGGCTGGCCGACGCAGATTAATCGAATCCAATGAACCTGGTGGTTTCCTCTAAGGAGGCCCGGGGGGATTGAAGCTTGTTCGCCGGGTATTCCGGGTCTGGATAACCGATTGGGGTACACAAAAAAATTTGTTTGGATTCGGGAATGCCGGTGTATTTCCGCACCACGTCCGGGAACATGATCCCCTGTCCCATGATGCAGGTGCCAAGACCGAAGGAAAGAGCGGTAAGGCAGATCGTTTGAATGATAATGCCTTGATCGGTGAAGGCATGCGCCGGCGCGAGAGACTTATCCGTGGATAAAATGATAGCCGCCGGAGCGTCGAAGAACCGAAAGCCCCTCATAGTCCAGGCCATTCGCTTTTCCTTGTCCTCACGGCCGATCCCCATTAATTTGAACAGCTCTATAGCCAAGCCGACCTGGCGCTCTCGATAGACGCCTTCATACTTTTCCATCTTGATATCCGGGTTGGGTCCCTTACCTGCGGTCAGCATTTCGATGTTGCCTTGTTTTATATTTTCCAGCGGCTCACCGGTGACGACCGTAATTTCCCATGACTGGGTGTTCATGGATGAAGGGGCGCGGGAAGCGATTTCAATAATTTCCTGCAGGATTTCCCTGGGCACTGGATCCGGTTTGTAACCCCTGATACTCTTTCGACCTTGTATGGCCTCAATTGCGTCCATAATAAATCCTCCTTTTTAAATTATTCAGTTAATTTTCTGAAAAGGTCCTTTTATTTGCCTTGGTTTTGAAATCTTTTCCTCAGTTCGCTTCTCAGAATCTTGCCTATAGGGCTTCGAGGCAGGGTTTCAACAAACTCCACTTGCTTCGGTTTCTTGAAGCTCGCCAGATTCGCCTTACAAAACTCGACGACCTCCTTGACCGTCATATGCTTGCCTTTTTCAAGCACCACGGCGGCGTGGACATTCTGTCCCCAGATCGGGTCCGGAACTCCAAACACAGCGGCCTCAGTAATCTTGGGATGACGGTACAGGACATCTTCCACTTCCTTGGGATAGATGTTTTCACCACCGCTCTTAATCATGTCGTGCTTTCTCTCAATAATGTAAAGAAAACCGTCCTCATCCATTTTCCCCAGGTCGTGTGTCCACAGCCAGCCGTCGCGAAGGGCATCCGCCGTCTTTTCCGGATCCTTGTAATATTCCTTCATTATGTTCGGACCGCGGATAACGATCTCCCCCACCTCGTTCGGGGCTATATCATGACCCTGTTCATCCACCACGCGCACCTCGATGGTAAAGGGAGAAAACCCGACGGAGTAAGGTTTGGAGGCGGTGTACTCCCTGGTGCGAGCCGCAATGAAGCCGCAGGATTCCGTCATGCCGTAACCTTCCTCAATGCCCGCGGTCGGGCAAACATCTTTCAACCGATTCCTGGTTTCGTCAGGCATGGTTTCCGCGCCAGACCCCAGGGTGTGGATTGAACTCAGGTCGTATTTTTTTATGTCCGGAACCTGAAGTATCAGGTTGTAAGTCGTGGAAACACCTTGCAGCCTGTTGATCTTCTCCTTTTCGATCCATTCTAACGCAGTTCGCGGATCAAATTTCTTGAGAACAACCTGCGGCGCCTGGTTGAAAAAGCAATAGAGGAAGTTTCCCAGGCCGCCGGTATGGAAGTAAGGTCCGCAGAGCAATGATTTCGGCCTGTCGGGCCAAAATTTCTCCCCTAAAATTCGAATACCCAGACACGCCCAGATCCAATTCCTGTGCGTGGCCAGAACTCCCTTGGGTTTCCCCGTTGTACCGGCCGTATATAAGATGGTGGCCGTGTCTTCCTCCTTGACTTCAACCGCTGGGCTTTCTATGGATGCCTCCGAGGTCATGACCTCAAAGTCAATGAAATCCTGAGAAGGGCCTTCTCCCATGATCATGAATTTCTGAACTTCATTGATGGAAGGCTTCATCTTCATGACGGTCTCTTCGAACTTGTCCTGAAAGATGATGCTGGTGGCATCCGAATGATTCACCACATAAGTAAGTTCATCTGGGGAATTCCGGAAATTGAGAGGTACAAATACAGCCCCGATCCGCCAGATTGCGAAAAACGTTTCTACCAGCTCCATGCAGTTGGTGCCCAAAACGGCCACATGATCACCCTTTTCGATCCCCGTGCTCAAA
This genomic stretch from Deltaproteobacteria bacterium harbors:
- a CDS encoding nitroreductase gives rise to the protein MDAIEAIQGRKSIRGYKPDPVPREILQEIIEIASRAPSSMNTQSWEITVVTGEPLENIKQGNIEMLTAGKGPNPDIKMEKYEGVYRERQVGLAIELFKLMGIGREDKEKRMAWTMRGFRFFDAPAAIILSTDKSLAPAHAFTDQGIIIQTICLTALSFGLGTCIMGQGIMFPDVVRKYTGIPESKQIFLCTPIGYPDPEYPANKLQSPRASLEETTRFIGFD
- a CDS encoding long-chain-fatty-acid--CoA ligase; its protein translation is MEMTLSTLLDLNANKHPDLEIVIFEDARATCSRLRDKANQRASALLSTGIEKGDHVAVLGTNCMELVETFFAIWRIGAVFVPLNFRNSPDELTYVVNHSDATSIIFQDKFEETVMKMKPSINEVQKFMIMGEGPSQDFIDFEVMTSEASIESPAVEVKEEDTATILYTAGTTGKPKGVLATHRNWIWACLGIRILGEKFWPDRPKSLLCGPYFHTGGLGNFLYCFFNQAPQVVLKKFDPRTALEWIEKEKINRLQGVSTTYNLILQVPDIKKYDLSSIHTLGSGAETMPDETRNRLKDVCPTAGIEEGYGMTESCGFIAARTREYTASKPYSVGFSPFTIEVRVVDEQGHDIAPNEVGEIVIRGPNIMKEYYKDPEKTADALRDGWLWTHDLGKMDEDGFLYIIERKHDMIKSGGENIYPKEVEDVLYRHPKITEAAVFGVPDPIWGQNVHAAVVLEKGKHMTVKEVVEFCKANLASFKKPKQVEFVETLPRSPIGKILRSELRKRFQNQGK
- a CDS encoding ABC transporter ATP-binding protein, whose protein sequence is MREALLKIKDLSVDFHTAGKVVHAVKNVSLEIAKGETLALVGESGSGKSVTALSILRLLPYPVAYHPSGSILFDGKETLEASNQELRSLRGHRVGMIFQEPMTSLNPLHTVEKQIAETLFLHQDLNHKEARDHTLELLELVGIPDAEQRLKSYPHELSGGQRQRVMIAMALANEPDLLIADEPTTALDVTVQAQILDLLANLQKQLGMTVLLITHDFGVVRRFSDRVCVMYQGEIVEVGVTQEIFSNPQHEYTRLLLEAEPSGKPSPVSADAPLILKTDSLKVWFPVKKGVLRRTVDYVKAVNDVSIKVKEGHSLGIVGESGSGKSTLGLAILRLLAGNGEIEFDKRRIDTWNQKQVRPLRRKMQVVFQDPFGSLSPRMSVTAIIEEGLKIHKIGDESIREAMVIEALNEVGLEPELRHRYPHELSGGQRQRIAIARALVLKPKLIILDEPTSSLDRSIQFQIIILLKNLQENHGLTYLFITHDLKVVKTLCHEIIVMKAGEIVESGPADQVFNNPEEAYTKTLLSAAFD